Genomic DNA from Pirellulales bacterium:
TCAAGTCCAGACGACCGCGCCTGGGCCGCAGGGGGCGCTGCCGATTTCGGATGAAATGCTGCGTGAGTGGCCGAGCGGCGATTTGTTCGGGCTGTCGCAGAATGCGGGCATGGGATGGAGCCCGGCCGAGATGACGGGGCCGCAGTTTCTCTTGCTCAGCACGCAAGGAGGAATCCGCGCGGCCGACGGCTCGCCGATCGCGCTCGGCTATCACACGGGTCATTGGGAGGTCGGGCTGCTAGTCGCCGAAGCGGCACGGACACTCAAGCGGGCGGGGGCGGTGCCGTTCGCCGCCTATTGCAGCGACCCTTGCGACGGCCGAACGCAAGGCACTGCCGGGATGTTCGATAGCCTCCCCTATCGCAACGACGCGGCGATGCTCTTTCGCCGCTTGATCCGTTCGCTCCCCACGCGGCGCGGCGTGCTCGGCGTGGCGACGTGCGACAAGGGTTTGCCCGCGATGATGATGGCCTTGGCGGGAACGAGGCAGTTGCCGAGCGTGCTCGTGCCCGGAGGTGTTTCGCTGCCGCCTTCCGTCGGCGAAGACGCGGGCAAGGTGCAAACGCTCGGCGTGCGCTATGTGCATGGCGAAGTCAGCTTGCAGGAAGCGGCCGAATTGGGCTGCCGCGCTTGCGCATCGCCGGGGGGCGGTTGCCAATTCCTGGGGACCGCCGCCACGTCGCAAGTGATCGGCGAGGCGCTCGGTATGTCGCTGCCGCATTCGGCGCTCGCCCCAAGCGGGCAGCCGATCTGGCTCGACATGGCGCGGCGCAGCGCACTGGCCCTGTTGAAGTTGGCGGAGAAAAAGCTGCCGCTTGCGGAGATTCTGACCGACGCCGCGATCCGCAACGCGATGGTCGTTCATGCGGCCTGTGGCGGCTCGACGAATCTGCTCCTGCACGTTCCGGCGATTGCCCATGCGGCCGGATTGAAACGGCCGACGGTCGATGATTGGCACGAAGTGAATCTTCGCGTGCCACGGATCGTCGATGCGCTTCCGAACGGACCGGTCGGTCATACGACCGTCCGCGTTTTTCTGGCAGGCGGCGTGCCCGAGATCATGCTCAAGCTGCGCGATCTGGATTTGCTCGATCTTAGCGCGTTGACCATCGCCGGCTGCACGCTCGACGAAGTCCTGCGGTGGTGGGAATCGTCGCCGCGACGCACGGCGCTGCGACAACGGCTTCGAGAATGCGACGGCGTGGAGCCGGACGACGTGATCATGTCGGCCGAACAGGCCCGCTCGCGAGGTCTCACCAGCACCATCTGTTTTCCGCGCGGCAATCTGGCTCCGGAGGGATCGGTCATCAAGAGCACAGCCGTTGATTCGCGCGTCGTGGATACTGACGGCGTTTATCGCAAGGACGGTTTGGCACGGGTCTTCGTGCGCGAGCGCGACGCGGTGGCCGCGATCAAAGGGCAAGGCACCGCGCCGATTCGGCCTGGCGACGTGATCGTGCTGGCCGGCCGCGGGCCGCTCGGTTCGGGCATGGAAGAGACTTATCAAATCACGGCAGCGCTCAAGCACCTGGAATGGGGGCGCGAAGTGGCCGTGCTCACCGACGCGCGCTTCTCGGGCGTCAGCACGGGGGCCTGCATCGGCCATGTCGCTCCTGAAGCACTTGCCGGCGGGCCGATCGGCAAGGTGCAAGAGGGAGACCGAATTCGCATCGTCGTCGATTGCCATCGGCTCACGGGAAGTGTCGAGCTAGTGGGCAATCGAGAGCGATTGTTCGAGCCGGGCGAGGCGGACCACGTGCTGGCCATCCGCTCGCCCAGCGATAGCTTGCGGCCAGACGACCGTCTTCCGGACGACACGCGGCTGTGGGCCGCGCTGCAAGCAGCCAGCGGCGGGCCGTGGGCCGGATCGGTTTACGATGTCGAGCGGATTCTGCGCCTGCTCGAAGCCGGCCGCCGCGCGCTGGAAGAATAGAAGCCGCGAGAAAGGTAGGGTGTGTCAAGCAAAGCGCGGACGCACCGCAGAGAGCCCTCAGCAAAGCAACGTCGCACGTGGCGCCGGTGCGTCTTCGCTGCGCTTGACACACCCTACAAAAAAACCCGCGGCGCTTGTTCGGAAGCGCCGCGGGTGGCAAATCATAGTTAGAGGAAAGGATTCGACGCCCAGTTCACGGCCGGCGGGAAGTGAGAGACGCGCGGATCGCCCGCCCCTCACAAAAACAGACCCGGTGGATCTTGCATGGCTGCCCTCCTCATCGTCGTAAAGGATTAGTGTCGTAAAGGATTCTTTCGGTCCCGAGCAAACTTCGATCGTCGACACATTCATACGTATCAAACGTCCGCCGAGGCCGTCAACGCTATTTTGTCGCCGCGGCCGGCGATTCGGCAAGAAAAATGCCGGCAGAGTTCCGCGCGTGGCGATCAGGAAATCTTTGTCGCCCGCAAAAGCGGACCCTTCACTCTTCGCGTGAGAAAGTGTGCTCAATTCGACCGCGAGGACACCACTCGCTCTACTCTCACTGCCGATTGCCCGAATCGTGGCCGCGGCCATGACCGCGACCGCCGGAGCCGCGTCCGCGATAGGGTCCGCCTCCGCTTTTGGGAGATCGGGCGCGAGACTCCATATTGCCGGCGATGATCAGCCCGATCACTTCTTTCCAAGTGGGAATGTCGCGAGAAGCGGCCTTGCCTTCGGGCAGTTCGTCGCCGTTGGGTTCATCATCATCGGCATCCTCCGCGTCGTCGCGCGACCGCCGATCCACTTCGTGCTCCGGCGATTCGGCCGCGAATTCGCGCGTCTCGAAGGCGTCATCGGACCCCAGGAACTCTTCGGTCTCTGACGGACGCTCGCGCGGCGCGTCGCTCTTTTCAGCTTCCGCGTTGTGCGATCCGCCACGGCGGCCGCCTCGCCGCCTGCGCCGCCGCGCGGGTCGATCGTCCGGGCGCCCCTCTTGGCTTCCCTCCGGTT
This window encodes:
- a CDS encoding YjhG/YagF family D-xylonate dehydratase — encoded protein: MNTFLSQRSAIQLDSIFDTFDPSIYQVQTTAPGPQGALPISDEMLREWPSGDLFGLSQNAGMGWSPAEMTGPQFLLLSTQGGIRAADGSPIALGYHTGHWEVGLLVAEAARTLKRAGAVPFAAYCSDPCDGRTQGTAGMFDSLPYRNDAAMLFRRLIRSLPTRRGVLGVATCDKGLPAMMMALAGTRQLPSVLVPGGVSLPPSVGEDAGKVQTLGVRYVHGEVSLQEAAELGCRACASPGGGCQFLGTAATSQVIGEALGMSLPHSALAPSGQPIWLDMARRSALALLKLAEKKLPLAEILTDAAIRNAMVVHAACGGSTNLLLHVPAIAHAAGLKRPTVDDWHEVNLRVPRIVDALPNGPVGHTTVRVFLAGGVPEIMLKLRDLDLLDLSALTIAGCTLDEVLRWWESSPRRTALRQRLRECDGVEPDDVIMSAEQARSRGLTSTICFPRGNLAPEGSVIKSTAVDSRVVDTDGVYRKDGLARVFVRERDAVAAIKGQGTAPIRPGDVIVLAGRGPLGSGMEETYQITAALKHLEWGREVAVLTDARFSGVSTGACIGHVAPEALAGGPIGKVQEGDRIRIVVDCHRLTGSVELVGNRERLFEPGEADHVLAIRSPSDSLRPDDRLPDDTRLWAALQAASGGPWAGSVYDVERILRLLEAGRRALEE